The proteins below are encoded in one region of Paenisporosarcina cavernae:
- the menH gene encoding 2-succinyl-6-hydroxy-2,4-cyclohexadiene-1-carboxylate synthase, with translation MYKHIQLEDGKLAYQEFQETGDIPILFLHGFTGTSSNWNEVLPLLPTNCHAVMVDIRGHGFTTDSSSCYTMDTILQDIELLRKKLKWNQFHLIGYSMGARISLAYALTFPERVRSIVLESGSPGLEKLEERLTRQQADSTLADKIETEGILSFVNFWEDIPLFHSQKRLSDEKKKAIREERLSQTARGLANSLRNIGTGSQFSFWDRLDEMQMRCLLVVGELDEKFVQIAQMMQNRNEKFQLVSVEDVGHAIHVENAEKFATIIMEFILQSEEELTNDA, from the coding sequence ATGTATAAACATATTCAACTTGAAGATGGCAAACTTGCGTATCAAGAGTTTCAAGAGACAGGGGATATCCCAATTCTCTTTTTACATGGATTTACAGGAACTTCCTCTAATTGGAATGAAGTGCTTCCCTTGCTACCGACAAATTGTCATGCTGTGATGGTAGACATTCGAGGTCACGGGTTTACAACGGATTCATCTTCCTGTTATACGATGGACACCATACTTCAAGACATCGAATTACTACGCAAAAAATTGAAATGGAACCAATTTCATTTAATCGGGTATTCGATGGGAGCTCGAATATCGCTTGCATATGCGTTAACTTTCCCAGAACGAGTACGATCGATTGTTCTTGAAAGTGGATCACCAGGACTCGAAAAGCTGGAAGAACGATTAACGAGACAACAAGCAGATTCAACTCTAGCCGACAAAATCGAAACAGAGGGAATTCTTTCTTTCGTGAATTTTTGGGAAGACATACCATTGTTTCATTCGCAAAAAAGGCTTTCAGATGAAAAAAAGAAGGCTATACGCGAGGAGCGGTTATCTCAAACTGCGAGAGGATTAGCCAATAGTTTACGAAATATCGGAACAGGCTCTCAATTTTCCTTTTGGGATCGTTTAGATGAGATGCAAATGAGATGTTTACTCGTCGTTGGGGAACTGGATGAAAAGTTTGTTCAAATTGCACAAATGATGCAAAACCGTAATGAGAAATTTCAACTTGTAAGCGTGGAAGATGTCGGTCATGCAATCCATGTGGAAAATGCAGAAAAGTTTGCTACAATAATAATGGAGTTTATTTTACAATCTGAGGAGGAACTTACAAATGACGCGTGA
- a CDS encoding isochorismate synthase, with protein sequence MKEPLQELHAVPINHASEYFYIETIEVPHLSAIAFFEAGKEFKGERYYWQNRDNTKTIVGLGHLKTFTSNHSSDRFDDIQMQWNLLLQHVVQEKEDASPVLFGGFSFDPINSLPSEWSAFPTAFFAVAKFQLVIEKERSYLSIHYLGNEKDSAEVFESLRKQRDELIHSAQVKEWKVYVKHDVVKAEEILRDSYLEAVTNTRNAIRRGQLNKAVIARKLVLTMKEEVHVPSSLYFLSKEQPESYEFGLENGDSAFVGATPERLVKVEDETVFTTCLAGSIKRGTNALEDKHLGEELLADQKNLEEHQYVVKMISDVFDELCTDVKVPFGPKLMKTRDIQHLYTPIEGKPDNTSSIFQFVEKLHPTPALGGAPTEEAVKLIRVEEKMNRGYYAAPVGWVDARGNGEFVVAIRSALLQGKNAYLYAGGGIVANSTAEKEYAETIVKFRPMLRALGGNLDGI encoded by the coding sequence GTGAAAGAACCTTTACAGGAATTACATGCAGTTCCTATTAATCATGCATCAGAGTATTTTTATATAGAAACCATTGAAGTACCTCATTTATCGGCTATTGCCTTTTTTGAGGCGGGCAAAGAATTCAAAGGAGAGCGTTATTATTGGCAGAATCGAGATAACACAAAGACGATTGTGGGGCTAGGTCATTTAAAGACTTTTACAAGCAATCATTCTTCTGATCGATTTGACGATATCCAAATGCAATGGAATTTACTTCTCCAACATGTTGTGCAGGAAAAAGAAGATGCAAGTCCTGTTCTATTTGGTGGATTTTCGTTTGATCCGATTAATTCGCTACCTTCTGAATGGAGTGCATTTCCAACAGCATTTTTTGCAGTTGCAAAATTCCAATTAGTGATTGAAAAAGAACGTTCCTATTTGAGTATTCATTATTTAGGAAATGAAAAAGACTCTGCAGAAGTGTTTGAATCACTTCGAAAACAACGAGATGAACTTATCCATTCTGCACAAGTTAAAGAATGGAAAGTATATGTGAAGCACGATGTTGTAAAAGCAGAAGAAATTTTACGTGATAGCTATTTAGAAGCCGTGACAAATACGCGTAATGCGATTCGACGTGGTCAGTTAAATAAAGCGGTAATTGCAAGAAAGCTTGTCCTTACGATGAAAGAAGAAGTTCATGTCCCATCCTCGTTATACTTTTTATCAAAGGAACAACCAGAAAGTTACGAATTCGGATTAGAAAACGGAGATTCAGCTTTCGTAGGAGCTACGCCTGAACGTTTAGTGAAAGTAGAAGATGAAACAGTTTTTACCACATGTTTGGCTGGGTCCATTAAACGCGGGACGAATGCATTAGAGGACAAGCATTTAGGTGAAGAACTGTTAGCAGATCAAAAGAATTTAGAAGAACATCAGTATGTGGTAAAAATGATTTCGGATGTTTTTGATGAATTATGTACAGATGTGAAAGTACCATTTGGACCTAAATTAATGAAAACGAGAGATATACAACATTTGTATACACCAATAGAAGGAAAACCAGATAATACATCTTCTATTTTTCAATTTGTCGAGAAGCTTCATCCTACTCCAGCTTTAGGTGGAGCACCTACTGAAGAGGCAGTAAAGCTCATTCGTGTGGAAGAAAAAATGAACCGAGGATATTATGCTGCTCCTGTTGGATGGGTGGATGCCAGAGGGAATGGAGAATTTGTGGTAGCGATTCGATCTGCTTTACTGCAAGGGAAGAACGCTTACTTATATGCTGGTGGAGGTATCGTCGCAAATTCCACGGCAGAGAAAGAATATGCAGAGACCATCGTGAAGTTCCGCCCGATGTTACGTGCGCTTGGAGGAAATTTGGATGGAATCTAA
- the menB gene encoding 1,4-dihydroxy-2-naphthoyl-CoA synthase, which translates to MTREWITERTYEDIKYETYNNIAKITINRPEVRNAFRPKTVHELIDAFSRARDNSDVGVIILTGEGEKAFCSGGDQTVRGHGGYVGEDEIPRLNVLDLQRLIRVIPKPVVAMVAGYAIGGGHVLHVVCDLTIAADNARFGQTGPRVGSFDAGYGSGYLARIIGHKKAREIWYLCRQYDAQQALEMGLVNTVVPYEQLEDETVQWCEEMLEMSPTALRFLKAAMNADTDGLAGLQQMAGDATLLYYTTDEAKEGRDAFKEKRKPDFGQFPRFP; encoded by the coding sequence ATGACGCGTGAATGGATTACTGAACGTACATATGAAGATATTAAGTACGAAACGTATAACAACATTGCGAAAATTACAATTAACCGTCCTGAAGTGAGAAATGCATTTCGTCCAAAAACGGTACATGAACTAATTGATGCATTTTCTCGTGCACGAGACAATTCAGATGTTGGTGTAATCATTCTAACAGGCGAAGGCGAAAAAGCGTTCTGTTCTGGTGGAGATCAAACTGTTCGTGGACATGGAGGGTACGTTGGAGAAGACGAAATTCCTCGTTTAAACGTATTAGATTTACAACGTTTAATCCGTGTGATTCCTAAACCAGTTGTTGCGATGGTTGCCGGTTATGCAATTGGTGGCGGTCACGTGTTACATGTTGTGTGTGACTTAACAATAGCTGCTGATAATGCACGATTTGGTCAAACAGGACCACGTGTTGGTTCATTTGATGCTGGTTATGGATCGGGTTATTTAGCTCGCATCATTGGACACAAAAAAGCGCGCGAAATCTGGTACTTGTGTCGTCAATACGATGCCCAACAAGCGTTAGAAATGGGATTAGTAAATACGGTTGTTCCTTATGAGCAATTAGAAGACGAAACAGTTCAATGGTGTGAAGAAATGCTTGAAATGTCACCGACTGCTCTTCGTTTCTTAAAAGCGGCGATGAATGCAGATACGGATGGTTTAGCAGGTTTGCAACAAATGGCTGGAGACGCAACTCTTCTATACTATACAACGGATGAAGCGAAAGAAGGTCGCGATGCGTTTAAAGAAAAACGCAAACCTGATTTCGGTCAATTCCCAAGATTCCCTTGA
- a CDS encoding o-succinylbenzoate--CoA ligase has product MYPNFLLKQAKLHPSGRALSFQQKEWTFEQLKEESLHFARKLKALDLSNKDRVAILSSSSDRLVIGIHALWQLGCEIVLLNERLTAAELQYQYVDSEATILLTSTEYKKTLSVPSIYTWEEIDQKEEIHFTMEPYWDDSRTLSIMYTSGTTGSPKGVRQTVRNHATNALSSNAQLGIQESESWLCSMPIYHISGLSILIRSVLLGLEVRLYDKFQLKEIVGDITSGRVTRMSVVSTTLQRIVHYMEENSLVPSSNFRGMLAGGGPIPKDYLERSTMLQLPVVQTYGMTETCSQTATLESKDAIRKIGSAGKALLLADIRIEGATKSGEPGEICITGDHVTNGYIGKYATIPSQQDGWLHTGDIGYLDEEGFLYVLDRRSDLIISGGENIYPAEVESVLLSYPGILDAGVIGIPHEKWGEVPKAFLVVAHSVELNEIETFCKSTLASYKIPKEWSIVNELPRNGAGKLLRRELRT; this is encoded by the coding sequence GTGTATCCGAATTTTTTACTAAAACAAGCAAAATTGCATCCATCTGGCCGTGCACTTTCCTTTCAACAAAAAGAATGGACATTTGAACAACTGAAAGAAGAGTCGCTGCATTTTGCGAGGAAGTTAAAGGCACTTGATTTATCGAATAAAGACCGAGTAGCCATTCTATCCTCTTCTTCGGATCGATTAGTAATTGGGATACACGCTTTGTGGCAACTGGGATGTGAAATTGTTTTATTGAATGAAAGGTTAACTGCTGCAGAATTACAGTATCAATACGTCGACAGTGAAGCAACAATCTTACTCACTTCAACAGAATATAAAAAAACACTATCCGTCCCTTCTATTTATACTTGGGAAGAAATAGACCAAAAAGAAGAAATCCATTTCACAATGGAGCCTTATTGGGACGATTCTCGAACACTATCCATTATGTATACATCTGGAACAACTGGCTCGCCAAAAGGAGTTCGTCAAACGGTTCGGAATCATGCGACGAATGCTTTATCTTCGAATGCCCAACTTGGAATTCAAGAAAGTGAATCATGGCTATGTAGTATGCCTATCTATCATATAAGTGGTTTATCGATATTAATCCGATCCGTTTTACTTGGTCTAGAAGTCCGATTATATGACAAGTTTCAATTGAAAGAAATAGTAGGTGATATTACGAGCGGAAGAGTAACACGAATGTCTGTGGTCTCTACTACTTTGCAGCGAATCGTTCATTATATGGAAGAAAATTCTTTAGTTCCATCTAGCAATTTCCGAGGGATGTTAGCAGGTGGTGGACCTATTCCGAAAGATTATTTAGAACGATCGACTATGCTCCAGTTACCAGTTGTTCAAACCTACGGTATGACAGAAACGTGCTCCCAAACCGCGACGTTAGAATCGAAAGATGCCATTCGAAAGATAGGTTCTGCAGGAAAAGCGTTATTGCTGGCCGATATTCGAATTGAAGGTGCAACGAAATCAGGAGAGCCAGGAGAGATTTGTATTACAGGTGATCATGTGACGAATGGTTACATTGGAAAATACGCGACAATTCCATCTCAACAGGATGGTTGGTTACACACGGGGGATATTGGATATTTAGATGAAGAAGGTTTTCTTTATGTTTTGGATCGGCGGTCGGATTTAATCATCTCTGGTGGTGAGAATATTTATCCTGCAGAAGTCGAGAGTGTCCTTCTTTCTTATCCTGGAATCCTGGATGCGGGTGTGATTGGAATTCCTCATGAAAAGTGGGGAGAAGTTCCAAAAGCTTTCCTTGTTGTGGCTCATTCAGTTGAGTTGAATGAGATTGAAACGTTCTGCAAATCGACCTTAGCATCATATAAAATTCCGAAAGAATGGTCGATTGTGAATGAACTGCCTCGCAACGGAGCTGGAAAACTTTTGCGAAGAGAGCTGAGAACATGA
- a CDS encoding MgtC/SapB family protein has product MELLDWVNPADSILFKLSLAALLSLIIGLERELKRKPVGLKTSLVISTFSCLLTYISIEAAYSATGSNSINITMDPLRLAAQIVSGIGFLGAGVILRKGNDSITGLTTAAMIWGAGAIGIAVGAGFYLEAAACVLIVLIGIEIIPPLLIKFGPRRLRMKEISLVLMIKNNESINSLFDYLKSENMFLDNVKIKDVTNPSDSGKKQVDLKVSTLPNKTIQTLYASFRQLEYVDYVEIELLN; this is encoded by the coding sequence TTGGAATTATTAGACTGGGTGAATCCCGCTGATTCTATTTTGTTTAAATTAAGTTTAGCCGCATTATTAAGTTTAATCATTGGGCTAGAAAGGGAATTAAAAAGAAAGCCTGTAGGGTTAAAAACAAGCCTTGTTATTTCGACCTTTAGTTGTCTTCTTACATATATCTCCATCGAAGCTGCTTATAGTGCTACTGGATCGAATTCTATTAACATTACAATGGATCCTTTACGGCTGGCAGCGCAAATTGTAAGTGGAATTGGTTTTCTTGGTGCAGGTGTTATTTTACGAAAAGGCAATGATTCGATTACTGGGTTAACAACTGCAGCAATGATCTGGGGTGCAGGTGCGATTGGAATTGCAGTGGGGGCTGGTTTTTATTTAGAAGCAGCTGCTTGTGTACTCATCGTGTTAATTGGTATTGAAATTATTCCTCCTTTATTAATCAAATTCGGCCCAAGGCGGCTCCGAATGAAAGAAATTTCCCTAGTATTAATGATTAAAAATAATGAATCGATTAACTCTTTGTTTGATTATCTAAAATCAGAAAACATGTTTTTAGATAATGTGAAAATAAAAGATGTCACAAACCCCTCCGATTCAGGAAAGAAGCAAGTGGATTTAAAAGTCTCTACTTTACCGAACAAAACGATACAAACTTTATATGCTAGCTTTCGACAATTAGAGTATGTCGATTACGTGGAAATTGAACTACTAAACTAA
- the menD gene encoding 2-succinyl-5-enolpyruvyl-6-hydroxy-3-cyclohexene-1-carboxylic-acid synthase yields MESKQVLTNYVATFVQSLIAQGVEHVVISPGSRSTPLAYAFKHVKTIKTYLHIDERSAGFMALGMAKSLQKPVALLCTSGTAAANYFPAIVEAKNARIPLIVITADRPHELREVGAAQAIDQVNLYGNQVKWSVDFPLPDAQASTNQFLTQHITRMVQTAVTAPRGPVHMNVPFREPLLINLEEKFAPVSSVQSFPTRNSVLPETLKEVQTIMKDSTRGIVVVGELPMNTNSEELLKALEKIGWPVLADPLSNLRKFTHECVIDQYDSLMKSSSFTSRITPDVIIRIGAQPVSKPLALFLSKVKAQAVITIDESAQYRDPFMWTTHHIVAAPEDVLSKLIYTGKHATLPIWIQANQLATSKVMEYASQHEDEGTFAKMVVDLLPEDSILFASSSMPIRDVDTYFLKTSKNIDVLSNRGANGIDGVISTAIGVQLATEKEVTVLIGDLACLHDANALLASKYNNVKLTVVVMNNNGGGIFSYLPQKAEDTHFEDLFGTPANIDFLPFAKLFGADYQKVSDKDALRQSFLKETEFSIRFIEVITNREENLLSHRKLWSQIDEAIQHV; encoded by the coding sequence ATGGAATCTAAACAAGTGTTAACTAATTACGTAGCAACTTTTGTTCAAAGTTTAATAGCGCAGGGAGTGGAACATGTGGTCATTTCACCAGGATCACGTTCTACTCCACTTGCCTACGCATTTAAACATGTGAAGACAATCAAGACGTATCTACATATAGATGAAAGATCCGCTGGTTTTATGGCGCTTGGAATGGCTAAGAGTTTGCAAAAACCTGTAGCTCTCCTTTGTACTTCTGGAACGGCAGCAGCAAATTACTTTCCTGCAATTGTGGAAGCTAAAAATGCGCGTATACCATTAATCGTTATTACAGCGGACCGCCCACATGAGTTACGAGAAGTTGGAGCTGCGCAGGCGATTGACCAAGTAAATTTGTATGGTAACCAAGTAAAATGGAGTGTCGATTTTCCATTACCTGATGCTCAAGCGTCTACGAATCAATTTTTAACTCAACATATCACTCGAATGGTCCAAACTGCAGTGACGGCGCCAAGAGGACCAGTGCATATGAATGTCCCATTCCGAGAGCCTTTATTAATTAATTTAGAGGAAAAATTCGCTCCAGTGTCGAGTGTTCAATCGTTTCCAACAAGAAATAGTGTTCTTCCGGAAACGTTGAAAGAAGTTCAAACCATTATGAAAGATTCCACAAGAGGTATCGTTGTCGTTGGGGAACTTCCGATGAACACAAATTCCGAGGAACTATTGAAAGCCTTGGAGAAAATAGGTTGGCCGGTATTAGCAGATCCACTTTCTAATTTAAGAAAATTCACACACGAATGCGTGATTGATCAATATGATAGTTTGATGAAATCATCTTCTTTTACAAGTAGAATCACACCAGACGTGATTATTCGTATCGGTGCACAGCCTGTTTCAAAACCGCTTGCCTTATTCCTTTCGAAGGTAAAAGCACAAGCCGTTATAACGATTGATGAATCTGCCCAATACCGAGATCCATTCATGTGGACAACTCATCACATTGTTGCAGCACCTGAAGATGTTCTTTCGAAGCTAATTTACACAGGAAAGCACGCAACGTTACCGATTTGGATACAGGCAAATCAACTAGCTACAAGTAAAGTGATGGAATATGCATCTCAGCATGAAGACGAAGGAACGTTTGCGAAAATGGTAGTGGATCTTTTACCGGAGGACTCTATATTGTTTGCTAGTAGTAGTATGCCGATTCGTGATGTCGATACGTATTTTCTAAAAACTTCAAAAAATATTGATGTACTCTCTAATAGAGGAGCGAATGGTATTGACGGAGTAATTTCTACTGCCATTGGCGTTCAACTTGCAACAGAGAAAGAAGTTACGGTGTTAATCGGAGATTTAGCGTGTTTACATGATGCGAATGCTTTGCTTGCAAGTAAATATAATAACGTGAAGCTTACTGTCGTTGTGATGAATAACAATGGCGGTGGAATTTTTTCTTACCTGCCACAAAAAGCAGAAGATACACATTTCGAAGATTTATTCGGCACTCCTGCAAATATCGATTTTTTACCTTTTGCGAAACTTTTTGGCGCTGATTATCAAAAAGTTTCTGACAAGGATGCACTTCGACAAAGCTTCCTTAAAGAGACTGAATTCTCTATACGATTCATCGAAGTAATCACTAATCGAGAAGAAAATCTTCTTTCTCATCGCAAATTATGGAGTCAAATAGATGAGGCGATTCAGCATGTATAA
- a CDS encoding 1,4-dihydroxy-2-naphthoate polyprenyltransferase, whose protein sequence is MSNELTIDQGWKVWWKLTRPHTLTASFAPVLLGTMIAFTETSIHWGLFVAMLLASLLIQAATNMFNEYYDFTRGLDNEKSVGIGGAIVRNGVKPKTVMIIALAFYAISVLLGIYICIETSWTLAVVGAISMAIGYFYTGGPYPIAYTPFGELFSGFFMGMLIVLIAYFIQTGHVSTFAILLSVPSMLLVAAIMLANNIRDLKGDKENGRKTLAILVGRQKAITILASFFFLSYIWILVLVLAQEVTPWALLIVLSIAKPLQAIRIFKAIDNPLEVNGAMKNTALTNTLFVILLALGLLISNLI, encoded by the coding sequence TTGTCAAATGAACTCACGATAGATCAAGGATGGAAGGTATGGTGGAAACTTACTCGTCCACATACATTGACAGCATCCTTTGCACCGGTTTTATTAGGTACGATGATTGCATTCACGGAAACATCCATTCATTGGGGACTTTTTGTGGCGATGCTACTAGCAAGCTTGCTGATTCAAGCAGCGACGAATATGTTTAATGAATATTACGACTTTACAAGAGGGCTCGATAATGAAAAGTCTGTTGGAATTGGTGGGGCTATTGTTCGTAATGGAGTGAAGCCAAAAACAGTGATGATAATTGCATTAGCTTTTTATGCTATTTCTGTCCTACTTGGTATATATATTTGTATCGAAACTTCCTGGACATTAGCAGTTGTAGGAGCAATTTCCATGGCAATCGGTTACTTTTATACAGGAGGGCCATATCCCATTGCTTACACACCGTTCGGAGAATTGTTCTCGGGATTCTTTATGGGAATGTTAATTGTCTTAATTGCTTACTTCATCCAAACTGGACACGTATCAACCTTTGCTATTCTATTATCGGTTCCAAGTATGTTATTAGTGGCGGCGATTATGTTAGCCAATAACATTCGAGATCTAAAAGGCGATAAAGAAAATGGCCGTAAAACATTAGCCATATTAGTAGGAAGACAAAAAGCAATTACTATCTTGGCAAGCTTTTTCTTTTTATCATACATTTGGATTTTGGTACTTGTCCTCGCACAAGAAGTTACTCCATGGGCATTACTAATCGTTTTAAGTATTGCAAAACCACTTCAAGCAATCCGCATTTTTAAAGCGATTGATAATCCTTTAGAAGTTAATGGAGCAATGAAAAACACAGCTTTAACCAACACACTATTCGTTATTTTGCTGGCACTTGGCTTATTAATTTCCAATCTTATTTAA
- a CDS encoding cation diffusion facilitator family transporter — translation MKEFFVLLKDGNKPSLLAAIINTVIAILKGVAFFFTGNVAMFAEMLHSFGDAANQLFVYIGSALSKKAPTKRFPNGFGRLVNLVLLFAVIIVGILAYEAIIEGWHHVIHPTESEGLWIIVGVFSLAAILEFSVLYKAGKEVLHETNTEGTGFAPIIKSFSVLSKAKPATKLVFMEDLVATSGNILALIAVFIAHYTGFLAAEGYASIIIGILMFYVVGRIFLDNARGVLGETDEQMTQHIARLVMEHEAIQDIKMLSVVKEGEFLHVEVMAEVDSTLSFAEVDDIRDHLVDLILHQPNVQDVHVSFDEDDGVMTWDTAKQNATDFKKNHPEMK, via the coding sequence GTGAAAGAATTTTTTGTTTTATTAAAAGATGGAAATAAACCGTCGTTGCTTGCAGCAATTATTAATACAGTTATCGCTATTTTAAAAGGTGTGGCTTTCTTCTTCACCGGGAATGTTGCGATGTTTGCAGAAATGCTTCACTCATTTGGGGACGCCGCAAATCAACTATTTGTCTACATTGGATCCGCTCTATCTAAAAAAGCACCAACCAAACGATTTCCAAATGGTTTTGGTCGATTAGTCAATCTTGTTTTATTATTTGCAGTAATTATTGTCGGTATCCTAGCATATGAAGCAATAATTGAAGGTTGGCACCATGTGATTCACCCAACGGAATCTGAAGGACTTTGGATTATTGTAGGAGTTTTCTCATTAGCAGCCATTCTGGAATTTTCCGTATTATATAAAGCTGGGAAAGAAGTGTTACATGAAACTAATACAGAAGGCACTGGATTTGCTCCAATTATAAAAAGCTTTTCGGTCTTATCGAAAGCAAAACCAGCAACAAAATTAGTTTTTATGGAAGACTTAGTTGCTACAAGCGGTAATATTCTTGCATTAATTGCTGTTTTTATCGCTCATTATACTGGTTTTCTTGCAGCAGAGGGCTATGCTTCCATTATTATCGGTATTCTGATGTTCTATGTAGTGGGACGTATTTTCTTAGACAATGCCAGAGGTGTTCTTGGTGAAACAGATGAACAAATGACACAGCATATTGCTCGACTTGTCATGGAACATGAAGCTATACAAGATATAAAAATGCTTTCTGTTGTAAAAGAAGGAGAATTTTTACATGTTGAAGTGATGGCAGAAGTAGATTCCACTTTAAGCTTCGCAGAAGTGGATGATATTCGAGATCATTTAGTTGATTTAATTTTACACCAACCGAATGTTCAAGATGTTCACGTGAGTTTCGATGAAGATGACGGCGTCATGACATGGGACACAGCTAAACAAAATGCAACTGATTTCAAAAAGAATCATCCAGAAATGAAATAA
- a CDS encoding DMT family transporter has product MNEQRMHPYITIIIGVIAVSMSAIFVKLAAADSGITAFYRMFFSVVIMTPIFLWKYINEVKKLTKRDWSFSIIAGIFLAFHFILWFESLKYTSVASSTVLVTLQPLFAFAGTYFFFKEKLSIKTILSAMLAITGSIVISWGDFQVNEEALYGDMLALIACALVTAYLLFGQDVRRRLSLVTYTYVVYLVSTIVLLIYVLGMSESFGPYSLQTWCWFVLLAIVPNLLGHTMFNYSIKFVSTNAISMAILFEPVGAAILAYFIFMEYLTFTQVIGAVVVLIGIALFIIDEKKFIRFFFRK; this is encoded by the coding sequence ATGAATGAACAACGTATGCATCCATATATAACGATTATCATTGGTGTAATCGCAGTATCTATGTCAGCTATTTTCGTTAAGCTAGCAGCTGCGGACTCAGGAATCACTGCTTTTTATCGAATGTTTTTCTCGGTTGTCATCATGACGCCGATTTTCTTGTGGAAATACATCAATGAAGTAAAGAAGTTAACAAAAAGAGATTGGTCTTTTTCTATAATAGCGGGCATTTTTTTAGCGTTTCATTTTATCCTTTGGTTTGAATCATTAAAATATACTTCTGTAGCAAGTTCTACCGTCTTAGTAACCTTGCAACCACTTTTCGCATTTGCGGGAACATATTTCTTTTTTAAAGAGAAGCTTTCCATTAAAACAATTTTGTCCGCTATGTTAGCGATCACAGGTTCAATTGTCATCAGTTGGGGAGATTTTCAAGTGAATGAAGAAGCATTATATGGAGATATGTTAGCATTAATTGCGTGTGCACTAGTTACTGCATATTTACTGTTTGGACAAGATGTACGAAGAAGACTTTCATTAGTTACTTATACATATGTCGTTTATTTGGTCAGTACAATTGTTTTATTAATATATGTATTAGGGATGAGTGAATCTTTCGGACCTTACTCACTTCAGACTTGGTGCTGGTTTGTTCTTTTAGCAATTGTTCCAAATTTACTGGGACATACAATGTTTAATTACTCTATTAAATTTGTCAGTACAAATGCCATTTCAATGGCTATTTTGTTTGAGCCAGTAGGGGCTGCAATACTTGCCTATTTTATTTTCATGGAGTATTTAACTTTTACTCAAGTAATAGGTGCAGTGGTCGTATTAATTGGTATAGCTTTATTTATAATTGATGAAAAGAAATTTATTCGATTCTTTTTTCGAAAATAG